From the genome of Streptomyces sp. NBC_00659, one region includes:
- a CDS encoding MAB_1171c family putative transporter produces MDGSSYYIPAVAMGAAIAFKGPSLLRGWRDPLLRSVGVLLALAGLVFLFAAPPTIAAVNDVTGIPNISAPLVYCLLSAYSASCLVLIINWRGGPPEVTRRLSRRWTLGYTVVGLALIVLFALGDASVERLRDLDTYYANTPFIREMIVLYLASLTVAGVAMNIMCWRWAIQVRGRLRAGLVIIAFGSLCNIPYSAAKFTAVVARWNDTDLDGLSTNLAPLLASAGAQITAVGFCLPLAWRRIEDSWNTWSAYRRLGPLWRELKPVSVPEDRAVRMSWWSPAELQVTQRESDIHDGMLSLYPYFDSEVRSRAYGAAVAAGSSAAEAHAEADAAMVTVAVRARAADPEGRVISSAETAEAPPATGSTSAHTDGRRDLVRMSNALRHSPVVAAVRGRTATGPEHDTRERTG; encoded by the coding sequence ATGGACGGATCGAGCTACTACATCCCGGCCGTCGCCATGGGCGCGGCGATCGCGTTCAAAGGGCCCTCACTGCTGCGCGGCTGGCGCGACCCGCTGCTGCGTTCCGTCGGCGTACTCCTCGCCCTCGCGGGGCTGGTGTTCCTCTTCGCGGCCCCGCCGACCATCGCCGCGGTCAACGACGTCACCGGGATACCCAACATCTCGGCCCCCCTCGTCTACTGCCTGCTGAGCGCCTACAGCGCCTCGTGCCTGGTGCTGATCATCAACTGGCGCGGCGGACCGCCCGAGGTGACCCGGCGGCTCTCCCGGCGCTGGACCCTCGGGTACACCGTGGTCGGCCTGGCACTGATCGTCCTGTTCGCCCTCGGGGATGCCTCCGTCGAACGGCTGCGCGACCTCGACACGTACTACGCCAACACCCCCTTCATCCGCGAGATGATCGTCCTGTATCTGGCGTCGCTCACGGTCGCCGGTGTCGCGATGAACATCATGTGCTGGCGCTGGGCGATCCAGGTCCGCGGCCGGCTGCGCGCCGGGCTGGTGATCATCGCCTTCGGGTCGCTGTGCAACATCCCTTACTCCGCGGCCAAGTTCACCGCGGTGGTCGCCCGCTGGAACGACACGGACCTGGACGGCCTCAGCACCAATCTGGCCCCCCTGCTCGCCTCCGCCGGGGCCCAGATCACCGCCGTCGGCTTCTGCCTCCCCCTCGCCTGGCGGCGTATCGAGGACAGCTGGAACACCTGGTCGGCCTATCGCCGGCTCGGCCCGTTGTGGCGCGAACTGAAGCCGGTCTCCGTTCCGGAGGACCGCGCGGTGCGGATGTCCTGGTGGTCGCCCGCCGAACTCCAGGTCACCCAGCGGGAGTCCGACATCCACGACGGCATGCTCAGCCTCTACCCCTACTTCGACTCCGAGGTGCGCTCCCGGGCGTACGGAGCCGCGGTCGCGGCGGGCTCCTCCGCCGCCGAGGCGCACGCGGAGGCGGACGCGGCGATGGTGACCGTGGCGGTGCGGGCCAGGGCCGCGGACCCGGAAGGCCGTGTCATCAGCTCGGCCGAGACGGCGGAAGCGCCGCCCGCGACCGGATCCACGTCCGCGCACACCGACGGCCGGCGCGATCTCGTGCGCATGTCGAACGCGCTGCGCCACTCGCCGGTCGTCGCGGCCGTCCGGGGACGGACGGCGACCGGGCCCGAGCACGACACCCGCGAACGAACCGGCTGA
- a CDS encoding toxin-antitoxin system, toxin component, with product MRRLCGELVSELSLPAPAAPADLYTALCGAMSRRRGRPVQFRTAAFPPGTASGLWLDMAEQDLVVIEERTAPDHQLVILGHELWHMKAGHCSHHVDGAAVAARLLGDGADLQATVLKVAARTRFDLADEQEAESFGLLLASKCRTWLAGSSLRGPVQRHGLAGRIEASLGCRGPRG from the coding sequence ATGCGCCGCCTGTGCGGCGAGCTGGTCTCGGAGCTCTCGCTCCCCGCGCCGGCGGCCCCCGCCGACCTCTACACAGCGCTCTGCGGCGCGATGAGCCGACGCCGCGGCCGTCCCGTCCAGTTCCGTACGGCCGCGTTCCCGCCCGGCACCGCCAGCGGACTGTGGCTCGACATGGCCGAACAGGACCTGGTCGTCATCGAGGAACGCACGGCGCCCGACCACCAGTTGGTCATCCTCGGCCACGAGCTGTGGCACATGAAGGCCGGACACTGCAGCCATCACGTCGACGGCGCGGCCGTCGCGGCGCGCTTACTCGGCGACGGGGCCGACCTCCAGGCCACCGTCCTGAAAGTGGCGGCGCGCACCCGCTTCGATCTCGCCGACGAACAGGAGGCCGAGAGCTTCGGTCTTCTGCTCGCCAGCAAGTGCCGTACCTGGCTGGCCGGTTCCTCACTGCGCGGCCCCGTGCAGCGGCACGGTCTGGCCGGCCGCATCGAGGCCTCCCTGGGCTGTCGCGGGCCGCGAGGCTGA